The sequence CCGCGCGGCTGGTGTCCATGATCGGGGCGCCGGCAGCCATCTCCACCCATCCGGCGTCTGTGGGCTGCAGCCGGGCCCGCCACGTCAGGTCCACCAGTGCGTGGAGCAGCCGCATGGGGATGGGCAGGATCCTCTTCGCGCCGAAGATGCGGCCCAGTTCCTGGGGCGTGAGGACCGGCTCGGCGGCAATATTGAAGGCTCCGCTGGCGCGCTGGTCGACTGCCCGCCAATAGGCCTCCGCAACGTCGTCCGCATGGACTGCCTGGAAAACCAGGTTGTCAGGGACCGGGAGGATGGGCAGCCATGGCCTGGGTGGTACCAGCCGGGACAAGACGCGGCCAAGGAAGTACCTGCCAATTTCAGCCCCGGCCTGTCCTTGGAAGATCAGCGCAGGGCGCAGCCGCGCGACGGCGATGTCCGGGTGTGCGGCCATGAATCCGTCCAGGAGCTTCTCCTGCTCTGCCTTGTGCCGGCTGTAATGCGAGCCTGCCATGCCATCTGCCGGCCATGACTCGTCCCGCCGCTGGTCCTTGCCGGACGCCTTGTACGCGCCCACCGAGGAAGCGCAGACAACCTGCTTGACTCCCGCGCGTGCAGCCGCCTTCAGGACATTTCCGGTCCCCGTGACATTGGTCCGGTGCAGAAGATCCAGATCGCGGTTCGGCTGGATCTGCCATGCCAAATGGACCACTGCATCGACCCCGGCCAGCGCTTTTTCCAACAGGGGCATGTCCCGCTCCAGGCCCACATCCAGGGTGTGCCACTGCACGCCGCTGTAGGGTTCCCCGGACGTATCGGGAAGCCTGCGGCTGATTCCCACCAGTTGCAGGCTGCCGGGCTTCCTGGCCAGCTGGCGCTGCAGGTTGCGCAGCAGTGCTGTCCCCGCGTTTCCGCTGGCTCCCGTAATGGCGATGCGCATACCTAAGACTCCTTGGCGGCTCGATCCAGTTCCCCCTACTTTCAGAGCTTATAGCGGAGGAGCATTGTTTTATAAGCAAGCTTATGATTTCCTACTTCTAAGTCTTGCCGCAGGCTTTCGGAACCAGACCGAGGGAAATCAACACTCATGCCCGAATCCTTTGCCGCATTTGCCGTCGACGCTGCGCCCGTCCACCGCCGGCAGCCGGTACCAGCACAAAACCACACTCCGCCCGCCACCTCCGGGCGGCTTCGCGAGACGTTCGAAAACGATTTGGTCCTCAAATACCTGGACCTTGCAGAAGCCTTGGCTGCGCGCTTCGAAGCCCGCGGCAGGGAGCGGGCAGACCTGAACCAGGTTGCCTATCTGGGCCTGGTCAAGGCAGCCCGTGGCTTCGACCAGGCCAAGGGGGAAAGTTTCCCCGCCTACGCTGCGCCCACCATCACCGGCGAACTCAAGCGGTACCTCCGCGACCGGACCTGGGTGGTCCGCCCGCCGCGCCACATCCAGGACCTGAGGACCCGGCTGTTCCGGGCAGAGCCGGAGTTGACCCAGTCGCTGGGAAGGAATCCCAGCGTGATGGAGCTGGCCAGCGAACTGGGGAGCGATCCGGCCGAGGTGCAGGAGGCCATGTCGGCGTCCAGCAGCATGCACCCCGATTCCCTGGACGCGGTCAACCCCAACTCGGATGCACCATCCATCGGCGAGGTGCTGGCGTGCCCCGAGACACCGCTGGAGCGCCTTGAAGAACTGTCCTGCCTGCGCGACGCCATGCAGGACCTGAACGACTCGGACCGCGAGCTCCTGTACCGCCGCTACTTCTGCGAGGAAACCCAGGTGCAGCTGGGGAAGCGGTTGGGCATGTCCCAGATGCAGGTTTCCCGCCGCCTGGCCAAGGTGCTGGTGGAACTGCATCGCAGGCTGGAGGAAGGCGCCCGTGCCGGAGCAGTGGACGGGGCCCTCGGCGATGCAACGCCGGGCGGCGCAGGCCGGCGGGGCCACCCTGCCAACACGGTTGCGCCCTTCCACCGGCCGCTGAGGGCCGGACACTCCACCGCCGCGAAGCGGGCGGACCGGCGCCACGGCGGCACGGGGGCCAGGTAGCGGCCGCACTGCACGCTCCGGCGGGCACCGCTGCGGGTACCGGTACGCAGCAGAAGTGGCTGTTGCTGCGCAGAGCTGCATCGCCGGCACGGCGTAGCAGTCCCAACGCCTGCGCGGCGCACTCCTTATCTTGCCTGTTCAAGGTGGGTACCGGTACGCCGCGGATGCGGCCAAAAGGCACGGGGCCTTGTTTAGGAGCAACAGCAGAAGGGAACTGGTTGGCTATGGGAAGCTCTGAAATGTCCACGCTCCGGGCTGTCCTGTTCGACAGGGACGGAACCCTGGTTGTCGATGTGCCCTACAACGGGGATCCCGGCAAGGTACGGCCGATGGCCGGCGCGAAAGAGGTGCTGGATGGCCTGCGGGCGGCAGGAATTGCCACTGGGGTTGTCAGTAACCAGTCGGGCATCGCCCGCGGCCTGATCACGGCCGACGACGTGGCAAAAGTCAATGCCCGGGTGGAAGAACTCCTGGGGCCGTTCGATGTGTGGGAGGTCTGCCCCCACGCGGAACAGGACAGCTGTTCCTGCCGCAAGCCGGCTCCCGGCATGGTGCACAGCGCCTGCCGCAAACTTGGGATCCACGAATCGGAAGCCGCCCTTATCGGGGACATTGGCGCCGACGTGGGGGCCGCCGAAGCTGCCGGCGCCACCGGGGTCCTGGTCCCCACGCCCGTGACCCGCGCCGAGGAGGTGGCCGCGGCGCGGCTGGTCGCCTCCGACCTGTCCTTAGCCGTGGGCCTGCTGCAGGAGCTGCCCTGATGGGGCGCGTCCTGGTGGCCCGGCTGGACAGCATGGGCGATGTCCTCCTCTCCGGCCCGGCCGTCCGCGCGGTGGCCAACGGCCGCGCCCAGCACGGCGGCAGCACCAACCACGTGGTGATGCTGTGCGGCCGGCAGGGTGAAGCCGCCGCTGCCATGCTCCCGGGCGTCGATGACGTCTACAGCTGGGACAGCCCGTGGATCATGAACCCGGCGCCGCGGATGACGGGCCCGCATGCGGACCGCCTGATCGAATACGTGCGCAATTCCCGCATCACCGAAGCCGTCATCCTCACTTCCTTCCACCAATCGCCCCTGCCGCTGGCTCTCCTGCTGCGCCTGGCAGGCGTGGAGCGCATCACCGGTGCCTCCACGGATTACGCTGGCTCGCTGCTCGATGTCCGCCTGAAACCGGGGGAGGACTTCCCCGAGGACCAGCCCGAAGCGGAACGGGCGCTGGGCATCGCGGAAGCCGCCGGCTTCCGGCTCCCGGCGGGCGACGACGGAAAGCTGCGCATCAACTCCGTGGCCGAAGTGGCTGCCCTCGTAGGTACCGGACCCTACGTCGTGGTCCACCCCGGCGCGGCCGTCCCGGCAAGGGCGTGGCCTCCGCTGCACCATGCTGCCGCCGTCGAACTCCTCCAGGGGGCCGGGTACCGCGTGGTGGTGACCGGCGGTCCCGGCGAGACGTCGCTCACGGCCACGGTGGCAGGCCCCTCCGCCTTGGACCTGGGCGGCCGCACCGACCTTGCCACTATGGCGGGCGTCATGGCCGGGGCCGATGCGGTCATCAGCGGCAACACCGGCCCGGCCCACCTGGCGGCCGCGGTGGGCACGCCTGTCGCTTGCCTGTTTTCCCCCGTGGTCCCTGCGATCCGCTGGGCACCCTACGGCGTGCCGCTGGAACTCCTCGGAGACCAAAATGCGCCGTGCCGCATGACCCGGGCCCGGATTTGCCCGGTACCGGGCCACCCGTGCCTCGATTCGGTGTCGCCGGAGGAAGTGGTGGCAGCGGTGGAGCGCCTGGTAAGTGGAGTGAGCTCCTTCAGCACGCACGTCAGCACCCGTAGAAAGGCCCGCAACAGATGAGGATCCTGCTCTGGCACGTCCACGGTTCCTGGACGGATGCCTTTGTCCGCGGTCGCCACGAGTACCTGCTTCCCGTCCTGCCCGGAGGCGGCGCGTGGGGACTGGGCCGCGCCGGCAGGGACTGGCCGGAATCAGTGCGGGAGGTGGACCTGGCCACGCTCGACGCTGACGCCGTGGACGCCGTCGTCCTCCAACGCCCGGAAGAGATCGATGAAGTGGTACGAAACCTGGGACGGAAGCCCGGCGTCGACCTGCCGGCCGTGTTCGTGGAGCACAACACCCCCAAGGGAAATTTCCCGAACACCAGCCACCCGCTCGCCGGCCAGGACCGCATCCCGGTGGTCCACGTAACCCATTTCAACCGCCTGGCCTGGGACAACGGCTCCGCTCCCATCACCGTGATCGAGCACGGAATCCCGGACCCCGGACAGCTATACACCGGTGAGCTGCCGGAACTGGGGGTAGTGGTCAACGAACCTGTGCGGCGGGGCCGGGTCACAGGAACGGACTTGCTGCCGGCCTTCGCTTCGGTGGCTCCGCTGCAAGTGTTCGGCATGAAGACGGAAGGCCTGGCGGCAGCCACCGGAATCGAGGCTTCACGCGTGACGGCCCGGGGCGACCTGAAGACACGGGACCTGCACCGGGAACTTGCCCGCTGCCGCGTCTACGTCCATCCCATGCGCTGGACCTCGCTGGGGCTGTCCCTCCTGGAAGCCATGCACCTGGGCATGCCGGTGGTGGTGCTTGCCACCACTGAGGCCCCACGTGCCGTGCCGCAGGAAGCCGGCGTGGTCTCTGCCGACGTCGACGAGCTGCTCCGCTGTGCGGCGCGGCTGGTGGCCAATCCGGATGAAGCCCGACGGCGGGGACTCGCCGCCCGGGAGGCGGCGCTGGAGCGTTACGGCCTGGGCAAGTTCCAGGACCGCTGGGATGGGCTCCTGGCGGACCTGCGGAACCGGCCCCGGCACCCCGTTAACGAGCGGCCGGACGAGCGGATCCTCGTTCCGGCACGGGAGAGGAAGACACCATGAAGATCGCCATGATTTCCGAGCACGCCAGTCCGCTGGCGGCACTGGGCGGCGTGGACGCAGGCGGGCAGAACGTCCATGTTGCCGCGCTGTCCGAGGCCCTTGCCAAGCGCGGCCACCACGTCACCGTCTACACCCGCAGGGACGCAACGGAGCTTCCCGCACGGGTCCGGGTGGGGCGCCGGTTCGACGTGGTCCACGTGGACGCCGGGCCCGCCCGCCACGTGCCCAAGGACCAGCTGCTGCCCTACATGGGCGACCTCGCGGACGGCGTGGCCAGGGACTGGGGGCAGCGGCCGCCGGACGTGGTGCACGGCCACTTCTGGATGTCCGGCCTGGCAGCCTTGGAGGCGGCCAGGCGGCCCGACGCCGGGTACCGCGTGCCCATGCTGCAGACGTTCCATGCGCTGGGTACCGTCAAGCGGAGGCACCAGGGCGCGGAGGACACCAGCCCGGAGGCACGCCGCTGGCTGGAACCCGGCGTGGGACGCGCTGCCGACCGGATCATCGCTACCTGCTCAGACGAGGTCTTCGAGCTCAAGGCCATGGGCATCGCCACCGGCAAGATCTCCATTGCGCCCTGTGGGGTGGACCTGGGCTTCTTCTCGGCAAATGGGCCGGTGGCCGAAAGAAAGCGCCGCTACCGGATCCTGTCGGTGGGGCGGCTGGTGCCACGCAAGGGCGTTGACCTGGTGATCCGATCACTCCCGTACCTCAAGGCGGCGGGATTCGACGACGTCGAACTCCTGATCGTGGGCGGCGGGGGGGACACCAACGTCATGCACTCCGACCCCGAGATCCGGCGCCTGCTGGACCTTGCCGCCGGGCTGGGCGTGTCTGAACACGTGACCCTGCAGGGGCAGGTGGCCCGGACGGAGATGCCCGGCATCTTCCGCAGTGCCGATGCCGTGGTCTGCGCACCCTGGTACGAACCGTTCGGCATCGTCCCGCTCGAGGTGATGGCCTGCGGCGTCCCGGTAGTAGCAGCAGCCGTGGGCGGCCTCCGGGACACGGTGGTTGACCATGCCACGGGCCTGCACGTCCCGCCACGGGACCCCGAGGCCATCGCCTCGGCACTGTCACTGCTGCTGGAAGACCCCGCCCTCAGGACAAAACTCGGCCAGGCCGGGGAGCGGCGCGCACGCACCCGTTACTCCTGGGACCGGGTGGCAGCGGAAACCGAAAAGGCCTACCAGCTGGCCATGGCCGGTGCCCCGGCCAGCGTTCCGGCCGGGAACGTACCGATGGAAGGAGCTGCCCTGTGACTGCCGAATCGTCCCTGCGCGAAGCAGACCTCCGTACCCTCACCGGAGCACCGCCGCTGCCCGCGGTGCTCCCAGGCGCCACATTCGTGGACCCCGCCAGCGCCGAGGCCGTCCGCACCCACCTGGACAATGTCATTCCGGCCCTTGATTCGCTCCGCAGCCAGTCCGGCCGGCTGGCCGCCTGGGGCGTGGAGCTTGCCCAGCGCCTGCTGCGCGGGCAGCGGATCCTGGCCGCGGGCAACGGCGGCTCAGCCGCGGAGGCGCAGCACCTCACCGCCGAACTGGTGGGCCGGTTCGACAGCGAACGGGTCCCGTTCTCCGCCATCTCCCTGCACGCGGAGTCGTCGGCGGTCACCGCCATCGCCAACGACTACGGGTACGACGAGGTCTTTTCCCGGCAGGTCCGCGCCCACGGCCGTTCCGGCGACGTGCTGATGCTGCTGTCCACCAGCGGCAAGAGCCCCAACCTGCTGCGCGCCGCAGAAGCGGCGGCCCGGCTCAACGTAACCACGTGGGCGCTCACCGGCTCCGGCCCCAATCCGCTGGCGGACGTCTGCGACCAGGCCGTCATGATCGACGCCCTGAACGCCAACGCCCAGGAAGGGCACCTGATCGCCCTGCATGCCATCTGCCGTGCCTTCGATCTTGAGGTTGCCCGGCACACCCCGTCCGTAGTGGCCGGGTTCCCGAGAGGGGGCCGGGCATGAGGATCGTCGTCGTGGGAGACGTGATGCTCGACGTCGACCTTTCAGGTGAGGCCACCAGGCTCAGCCCGGATGCCCCCGTTCCCGTGGTGGACATTTCGGGTGTCCGACGCCGCGCCGGCGGCGCAGGCCTGGTGGCGCGCATGCTGGCCCAGGACGGCTGGCCCGTCACCCTGGTGACGGTCCTTGGCAATGACGACGCCGGCAGCCAGTTGCGTGCACACCTGGCCGGGGTGCAGCTCGTCGCGGGCACCAGTGGCTATCCCTCGCCCGTCAAAACCCGGGTCCGGGCGGGTTCGCATCCGGTGGTCCGCTTCGACCAGGGTTGTGAAAAATCGCCGGTTCCGGACGTGAGCCCGGCGATGCTCCGCGCCGTGGAACAGGCCGGCGTGGTCATCGTCGCCGACTACGGCAGGGGGCTGGCGGCCAACCCCCGGCTCCGCGCGCTGCTGGGCCGGCTGGCGGGTGAGGTCCCCATCGTGTGGGACCCGCACCCTTCAGGGCCGGAACCGGTGCCCGGGGTTGCCGTGGTGACACCGAACATTTCTGAAGCAACCAAAGCCGTCCAAGCTGGTTCCGGAAGCGCTGCAGGCTCGGCAGACACCGTGGCGGAAATTCTGCTCCAGCGGTGGCGCAGCCGGGCCGTGCTGGTGACCAGGGGCGAGGAAGGGGCGGTCCTGCTGCGGCAGGGTGATACCTCTGCCCGGGCCGTCCCCGCGCCAAGGGTGGAAGCCGGCGACCCCTGCGGGGCCGGCGACCGCCTGGCAGCCAGCCTCGCCGTGCACCTCCTGGCCGGCAGCGACCTTCCGGAAGCTGCCGCGCTGGCAGTCCACGATGCCGCCGACTTCCTGGCGGCCGGGGGCGTCTCGGCCCTGCCGGACACTGCAGGGGCCGACGCTGCCGCCGGACATCCGGCGCCGGCTGCCGGCCGGCGCACCACCGAACCCTTGCTCCTGGCCCGTTCCGTGCGCGAGCGCGGCGGGACGGTGGTGGCCACCGGCGGCTGCTTCGACCTGATCCACGCCGGCCACGTCCGGTCACTCACCGCAGCCCGCGGGTTGGGGGACTGCCTCATCGTTTGCCTGAACTCGGATGACTCGGTGCGGCGGCTCAAAGGCCCGCAGCGTCCCATTATCGGCCAGCACGACAGGGCCGAACTGCTCCTTGCCATGGAATGCGTGGACGCGGTGATGGTCTTCGATGAGGACACCCCGGAAGCCGCCCTGGACCGGCTCCGCCCCGATATCTGGGTCAAGGGCGGCGACTACAAGGGAGCCCGCCTGCCCGAGGCCGACCTCGTGGAAAGGTGGGGCGGCCGCTGCCTCACCGTTCCCTTCCACCCGGCCCGCTCCACCACCGGCCTGGCTGACGCGCTCGCCAAGGTCAGCTGAACCACTTCCCTTTTCTGTCTTGTTTTCCCACTGAAAGGAACACCATGACCGCAGAACCAACCGCAACTGCTGCCACCACGCCCGGACGCGTCCTGGTCACCGGAGGTGCCTCCGGACTGGGGGCCGCCGTCGTCGAAGCAGTCCTCCGCTCCGGTGGCACTCCGGTGGTCCTGGACCGCGACATCAGTACCGTCTCGGGCGTCAAGGCGTTCGAAGTGGACGTCGCAGACCGTGCTGCCGTGGAGCACGCAGTCCGGGAAGCCGCGGAAACCCTCGGCGGCCTCGACGCGGTGGTTACCGCGGCAGGGATCGACCGCTGCGGCAAGCTCGCCGACGTCGAAGCCACCGAGTGGGAAAAGGTCATCGGGGTCAATCTGATGGGCACGGTTTCCACCGTGCGCGCCGCCCTGCCGTACCTGAAGGAAAGCCACGGGCGCGTGGTCACCGTAGCCTCCACCCTGGGCAAACGCGCCGTGGCTGATGCCACCGCGTACTGCGCCTCCAAGTTCGGCGTGGTGGGATTCAGCCACGCGCTGGCCGCGGAAACCGGAGGGGAAATCGGCGTGACCACCATGATTCCGGGCGGCATGAAGACCCGGTTCTTCGATGACCGGACCGAGCAGTACAAACCGCAGGACGATTCCCGGCTCAACGATCCCGCCAACACCGCACAGGCCATCCTGTTCGCCTTGAACCAGCCCACCGGCTGCGAGGTCAGGGAAATGCTGATCTGCCACGAGGAAGAGGGCTCCTGGCCCTAAACCGGGCACAGGCCGCCACACCCTGGCGGCACAGCCGGACCACCAGCACACGACATACCAGCACCGAAAGGCGGGAGGAACACCATGCCCACCACAGCCACTGAAACAACCGCAGGCAAGGAAACAGTCGAGGGCGCCGGCATCACCATCCAGGACCCGCGGACCGGTGAAGTGCTCTGGACGGTGCCCCAGGCGGGCCCGGACGCAGTAAATGATGCCGTGGACGTGGCCCGCAGAGCTGCGCCCGGCTGGGCGGCGACAGCTCCGGCCGAGCGCGGCGCGGCCCTTCGCGCCGCCGCCAAGGCGCTGGATGCTGCCGCCCGGGAGCTCGCAGGGCTGAATGCCAGCGAAACCGGGCGGCCCGAAGAAGAAGCGCTGGCCGGAATCGCCGCCGCCGTATCCACCCTTGAGCAGTATGCCGAACTGGGCCCGGTGCACCGCGGCCACAGCCTCCGCGGGAGCCGGCTCGCCTCCGACTACACCATCGCCGAGCCGCGCGGCGTGGCCGTCCTGCTGACCCCCTGGAATGACCCGGTGGCAGTAGCCTGCGGCATGATCGGGGCCGCGTTGGTGACGGGCAACGCGGTCATCCACAAGCCCAGCGAGCGCTGCCCCCGGCTGGGGGAGGCGCTGGGCGAAGTCCTGGCACCGGCCTTTCCCGCCGGCGTCTTCCTGACCCTCTCCGGCGGCGCAGGGGTGGGGGAAGCCCTGTCCCGGGCGGACGTGGACGTGCTCGCCCACGTCGGTTCCAGCGCCTCAGGTGCCCGGATCGCGGAGGCAGGAGCCCGTACCGGTGCCCACGTCATCCGCGAAAACGGCGGCAACGATCCCTTGGTGGTGGACCGCGACGTGGACCCGGCGTGGGCTGCGGAACAGGCCGCCATCGGCGCCTTCAGCAACAGCGGCCAGATCTGCACCGCCGTGGAACGCATCTACGTCCATCAAGACATCGCCGAGGCGTTCTGCAGCGCACTCGAAGCCGAGGCTGCCCTCCGGAACAGCAACGGATCCGTGGCGCCGCTGGTTGACCTACGGATGCGCGACGCCGTCCACGGGCATGTTGCGGAGGCCCTGGACCGCGGCGCCCGCGCCGTGGAAGGCGGTGCACTGCCGGACGGGCCCGGATCCTTCTACCCCGCCACCGTCCTGCTCGGCTGCACCGAAGGAATGCAGGTTATGGCGGAGGAAACGTTCGGCCCGGTGGCCCCGGTCCAGGTGGTGGACACGTTCGACGACGGCCTGCGCCTGGCGTGCAGCGGCAGGTACGGCCTGGCCGCCACCGTCCTGAGCAGCAACCTTGCGCACATCCAGCAGGCCGTGGCCGCGCTGCCGGTGGGAACGGTCAAGGTCAACGCGGTCTTTGGCGGCGCTCCGGGCGGGGCAGCCCAGCCCCGCGGGGAGAGCGGCGCCGGGTTCGGCTACGGGCCCGAGCTGCTGGACGAATTCACGCAGGTCAAGGTGGTGCACATCGAAGCTCCGCCGGCCTATGCACGGGCCGGCCGTGCCGAAGTGGACCAGCCATGAACGCGTCCCCGGACTCCATCGACCTCTCAACCCAGCGGGCGCTGTCTGACTGGCTGCCGGGAAGGCTGGCCGCCGAAAACCCCTCCATCCTGGTGATCGGCGACGTGATGCTCGATGGCTGGTGGAGCGGCAGCATCGAACGGCTCTGCCGGGAAGCTCCCGCCCCCGTCGTGGACATCCAAACCCGCGAATCGGTTCCCGGTGGGGCGGCCAACACCGCCATGAACCTTGCGGCCCTGGGAGCGAAGGTGGCAGTGGCCGGCATCATCGGCACTGACGACGCCGGCGAGGACCTGCGCGGGCAGCTTGCCGCCGCCGGCATCGACGTCCGGCACCTCCACACCCACCCGGATATGGTCACCACCACCAAGATTCGGATCAGCAGCGGCGGCCAGGTGATGCTGCGCCTCGACGACTCGGCCGGCACTGTCCCGGCCGAGGCCCTGGCCGCGCTCGCCGCCTCGGTGCGGGCCGCCGTCGAACGCCAGGACGCCGTGCTGGTCTGCGACTACGGGACCGGTGTGGTGGCAGGCCCCGTCCGCGCCGCACTGGCGGGAACCCTGGGGAACTGGACCGGGGAAGGCCGGCCACTGGTGGTGGTTGACGCCCACGACCCGCGGCCGTGGGCGGCCCTGCAGCCGGACCTGGTGACGCCGAATGCCCAGGAAACCGCACGGCTGCTCGACCGCAGGCTGCCGGAGGGGCAGGGCAGGGTGGACGCCGTAGGCGGTGCTGCTGCAGACCTGCTGGCCAGCACCGGCGCGCGTGCGGTGGTGGTCACCCTGGACCGGGACGGAACCGTCCTGCTGACGCCCGACGGCGTGCGGCACCGGACGTGGGCGCGGCCGGCTGCCGAAAAGCAGGCGTCCGGGGCAGGCGATACGTTCGTGGCGGCCCTGACGCTGGCCCGTGCCGCAGGCCTCCCGCTGACGGCCAGCCTGGACCTGGCACAGTCGGCCGCCGACGTGGTGGTCCACCAGCCCGGCACTTCGGTGTGCAGTACCGCCCAGCTCAGCCGGTACCTGGAGGCGTTCGCCGATACGGCCTTGAGCGAGGAGGAACTGGAGCGCCAACTGGAGCTGCACCGCGCCCAGGGGCAGCGGATCGTGCTGACCAACGGCTGCTTCGACGTCCTGCACAGTGGCCACACCCGGTACCTCAACCAGGCCAAGCAGCTGGGCGACATCCTGGTGGTGGCGCTGAACAG comes from Pseudarthrobacter sp. NIBRBAC000502770 and encodes:
- a CDS encoding sigma-70 family RNA polymerase sigma factor — translated: MPESFAAFAVDAAPVHRRQPVPAQNHTPPATSGRLRETFENDLVLKYLDLAEALAARFEARGRERADLNQVAYLGLVKAARGFDQAKGESFPAYAAPTITGELKRYLRDRTWVVRPPRHIQDLRTRLFRAEPELTQSLGRNPSVMELASELGSDPAEVQEAMSASSSMHPDSLDAVNPNSDAPSIGEVLACPETPLERLEELSCLRDAMQDLNDSDRELLYRRYFCEETQVQLGKRLGMSQMQVSRRLAKVLVELHRRLEEGARAGAVDGALGDATPGGAGRRGHPANTVAPFHRPLRAGHSTAAKRADRRHGGTGAR
- a CDS encoding HAD-IIIA family hydrolase, giving the protein MGSSEMSTLRAVLFDRDGTLVVDVPYNGDPGKVRPMAGAKEVLDGLRAAGIATGVVSNQSGIARGLITADDVAKVNARVEELLGPFDVWEVCPHAEQDSCSCRKPAPGMVHSACRKLGIHESEAALIGDIGADVGAAEAAGATGVLVPTPVTRAEEVAAARLVASDLSLAVGLLQELP
- a CDS encoding glycosyltransferase family 9 protein; protein product: MGRVLVARLDSMGDVLLSGPAVRAVANGRAQHGGSTNHVVMLCGRQGEAAAAMLPGVDDVYSWDSPWIMNPAPRMTGPHADRLIEYVRNSRITEAVILTSFHQSPLPLALLLRLAGVERITGASTDYAGSLLDVRLKPGEDFPEDQPEAERALGIAEAAGFRLPAGDDGKLRINSVAEVAALVGTGPYVVVHPGAAVPARAWPPLHHAAAVELLQGAGYRVVVTGGPGETSLTATVAGPSALDLGGRTDLATMAGVMAGADAVISGNTGPAHLAAAVGTPVACLFSPVVPAIRWAPYGVPLELLGDQNAPCRMTRARICPVPGHPCLDSVSPEEVVAAVERLVSGVSSFSTHVSTRRKARNR
- a CDS encoding glycosyltransferase, translating into MRILLWHVHGSWTDAFVRGRHEYLLPVLPGGGAWGLGRAGRDWPESVREVDLATLDADAVDAVVLQRPEEIDEVVRNLGRKPGVDLPAVFVEHNTPKGNFPNTSHPLAGQDRIPVVHVTHFNRLAWDNGSAPITVIEHGIPDPGQLYTGELPELGVVVNEPVRRGRVTGTDLLPAFASVAPLQVFGMKTEGLAAATGIEASRVTARGDLKTRDLHRELARCRVYVHPMRWTSLGLSLLEAMHLGMPVVVLATTEAPRAVPQEAGVVSADVDELLRCAARLVANPDEARRRGLAAREAALERYGLGKFQDRWDGLLADLRNRPRHPVNERPDERILVPARERKTP
- a CDS encoding glycosyltransferase, whose translation is MKIAMISEHASPLAALGGVDAGGQNVHVAALSEALAKRGHHVTVYTRRDATELPARVRVGRRFDVVHVDAGPARHVPKDQLLPYMGDLADGVARDWGQRPPDVVHGHFWMSGLAALEAARRPDAGYRVPMLQTFHALGTVKRRHQGAEDTSPEARRWLEPGVGRAADRIIATCSDEVFELKAMGIATGKISIAPCGVDLGFFSANGPVAERKRRYRILSVGRLVPRKGVDLVIRSLPYLKAAGFDDVELLIVGGGGDTNVMHSDPEIRRLLDLAAGLGVSEHVTLQGQVARTEMPGIFRSADAVVCAPWYEPFGIVPLEVMACGVPVVAAAVGGLRDTVVDHATGLHVPPRDPEAIASALSLLLEDPALRTKLGQAGERRARTRYSWDRVAAETEKAYQLAMAGAPASVPAGNVPMEGAAL
- a CDS encoding SIS domain-containing protein, producing MTAESSLREADLRTLTGAPPLPAVLPGATFVDPASAEAVRTHLDNVIPALDSLRSQSGRLAAWGVELAQRLLRGQRILAAGNGGSAAEAQHLTAELVGRFDSERVPFSAISLHAESSAVTAIANDYGYDEVFSRQVRAHGRSGDVLMLLSTSGKSPNLLRAAEAAARLNVTTWALTGSGPNPLADVCDQAVMIDALNANAQEGHLIALHAICRAFDLEVARHTPSVVAGFPRGGRA
- a CDS encoding PfkB family carbohydrate kinase → MRIVVVGDVMLDVDLSGEATRLSPDAPVPVVDISGVRRRAGGAGLVARMLAQDGWPVTLVTVLGNDDAGSQLRAHLAGVQLVAGTSGYPSPVKTRVRAGSHPVVRFDQGCEKSPVPDVSPAMLRAVEQAGVVIVADYGRGLAANPRLRALLGRLAGEVPIVWDPHPSGPEPVPGVAVVTPNISEATKAVQAGSGSAAGSADTVAEILLQRWRSRAVLVTRGEEGAVLLRQGDTSARAVPAPRVEAGDPCGAGDRLAASLAVHLLAGSDLPEAAALAVHDAADFLAAGGVSALPDTAGADAAAGHPAPAAGRRTTEPLLLARSVRERGGTVVATGGCFDLIHAGHVRSLTAARGLGDCLIVCLNSDDSVRRLKGPQRPIIGQHDRAELLLAMECVDAVMVFDEDTPEAALDRLRPDIWVKGGDYKGARLPEADLVERWGGRCLTVPFHPARSTTGLADALAKVS
- a CDS encoding SDR family oxidoreductase is translated as MTAEPTATAATTPGRVLVTGGASGLGAAVVEAVLRSGGTPVVLDRDISTVSGVKAFEVDVADRAAVEHAVREAAETLGGLDAVVTAAGIDRCGKLADVEATEWEKVIGVNLMGTVSTVRAALPYLKESHGRVVTVASTLGKRAVADATAYCASKFGVVGFSHALAAETGGEIGVTTMIPGGMKTRFFDDRTEQYKPQDDSRLNDPANTAQAILFALNQPTGCEVREMLICHEEEGSWP
- a CDS encoding aldehyde dehydrogenase, which gives rise to MPTTATETTAGKETVEGAGITIQDPRTGEVLWTVPQAGPDAVNDAVDVARRAAPGWAATAPAERGAALRAAAKALDAAARELAGLNASETGRPEEEALAGIAAAVSTLEQYAELGPVHRGHSLRGSRLASDYTIAEPRGVAVLLTPWNDPVAVACGMIGAALVTGNAVIHKPSERCPRLGEALGEVLAPAFPAGVFLTLSGGAGVGEALSRADVDVLAHVGSSASGARIAEAGARTGAHVIRENGGNDPLVVDRDVDPAWAAEQAAIGAFSNSGQICTAVERIYVHQDIAEAFCSALEAEAALRNSNGSVAPLVDLRMRDAVHGHVAEALDRGARAVEGGALPDGPGSFYPATVLLGCTEGMQVMAEETFGPVAPVQVVDTFDDGLRLACSGRYGLAATVLSSNLAHIQQAVAALPVGTVKVNAVFGGAPGGAAQPRGESGAGFGYGPELLDEFTQVKVVHIEAPPAYARAGRAEVDQP
- the rfaE2 gene encoding D-glycero-beta-D-manno-heptose 1-phosphate adenylyltransferase; amino-acid sequence: MNASPDSIDLSTQRALSDWLPGRLAAENPSILVIGDVMLDGWWSGSIERLCREAPAPVVDIQTRESVPGGAANTAMNLAALGAKVAVAGIIGTDDAGEDLRGQLAAAGIDVRHLHTHPDMVTTTKIRISSGGQVMLRLDDSAGTVPAEALAALAASVRAAVERQDAVLVCDYGTGVVAGPVRAALAGTLGNWTGEGRPLVVVDAHDPRPWAALQPDLVTPNAQETARLLDRRLPEGQGRVDAVGGAAADLLASTGARAVVVTLDRDGTVLLTPDGVRHRTWARPAAEKQASGAGDTFVAALTLARAAGLPLTASLDLAQSAADVVVHQPGTSVCSTAQLSRYLEAFADTALSEEELERQLELHRAQGQRIVLTNGCFDVLHSGHTRYLNQAKQLGDILVVALNSDDSVRRLKGSGRPINTMADRAAVVAALSCVDYVTVFDTPTAAPLIRLLRPEVYAKGGDYTPEMLAETPAVEEYGGRVAILDYVAERSTTAVVNRIRDGQGAATAP